A portion of the Hoplias malabaricus isolate fHopMal1 chromosome 1, fHopMal1.hap1, whole genome shotgun sequence genome contains these proteins:
- the fam161b gene encoding protein FAM161B isoform X1 gives MSEESIAHAKMMRISENIHSFLDDRERSGIFLEQHLESLKATHRQQIQTIELQHQADLERRILKNSLLVANTDSCKTNGQKERPSSERNGIKKRESIYKFTKPKRSSSTPDLSISLNKKQSFDTAQSWVTSPAMTRTRGSQNQTLLQVKESNQAISDREAVDLAECHKQVCVTPVPEHVFMSLYDNFVHEKERMREERRKQRKEFLLSMQKPFTFHQREQKKEETAVDKKCENNKHTGRRTAITKAVTDPAISEHLKEEEQKRKIRIQVRAQETLRASSAPVLSQASRADGQQGRTAQRTKSRVLGFLEKKPSFQPKTNAQVPDFDKLYQDFQKKMMETAEKREVTVCQPFQLRTSALQPRPSSSSTEQTLNCTNKESLKRNNFCGGLRSLSMDTLPTYITDAARKRSMAIRKSMELKDSKEQENAEWMKRHRMNAQAISRAVAARAKAMDPHKSLKEVYQEKLKQHRKADQERVKDYKRELKEIKTRVTTRPYLFERVSQKNAKTDAERRYRSTLEQAGLDENFVRSRGENDKIQTSKNEDIDSNSDDQHSSVTEASRQGNWEGSGEDSGRHEVGMEVRVKTKEEDFS, from the exons ATGTCAGAAGAGAGCATTGCTCACGCCAAAATGATGAGAATTTCAGAGAATATACATTCCTTTCTAGATGACAGGGAGAGGTCTGGGATATTTCTGGAGCAGCATTTAGAATCCCTGAAAGCTACACACCGACAACAGATCCAGACTATTGAGCTACAGCACCAGGCTGACTTAGAAAGAAGAATCTTAAAGAATTCCCTGCTTGTTGCAAACACAGACTCATGTAAGACCAACGGACAAAAGGAACGTCCCAGTAGTGAAAGGAATGgtattaaaaagagagaaagtatCTACAA GTTTACTAAACCAAAGAGATCCTCATCCACACCTGACCTAAGCATAAGCTTGAACAAGAAACAATCTTTCGATACAGCTCAATCATGGGTCACGAGTCCAGCTATGACCCGAACTCGAGGTAGCCAGAACCAAACTCTCCTCCAGGTCAAGGAATCGAATCAAGCCATATCTGACAGAGAGGCAGTAGACTTGGCTGAGTGTCACAAACAGGTTTGTGTGACACCTGTCCCTGAGCATGTCTTCATGTCCCTCTATGACAACTTTGTACATGAGAAGGAACGGATGAGAGAGGAACGACGGAAGCAAAGGAAAGAGTTCCTCCTGTCCATGCAGAAGCCTTTTACATTCCACCAGCGAGAGCAGAAGAAAGAGGAGACAGCAGTTGACAAAAAGTgtgaaaataacaaacataCTGGGCGGAGGACAGCTATAACTAAAGCAGTAACAGACCCAGCCATCTCTGAACATTTAAAAG AGGAGGAACAGAAGAGGAAGATCCGCATTCAAGTGAGGGCTCAGGAGACCCTCAGGGCATCCTCTGCCCCCGTCCTGAGCCAGGCGTCCAGAGCGGATGGCCAACAAGGCCGCACTGCCCAGAGGACCAAGAGCAGGGTACTTGGCTTCTTAGAGAAGAAGCCATCCTTCCAACCAAAGACCAATGCTCAGGTGCCAGACTTTGATAAGCTATACCAGGACTTCCAGAAAAAGATGATGGAAACAGCAGAAAAGAGGGAGGTTACCGTTTGCCAGCCATTCCAACTGCGCACATCTGCTCTCCAGCCACGTCCCAGCAGCAGCAGTACAGAGCAGACATTG AACTGTACAAACAAAGAGAGTTTGAAGAGGAACAATTTCTGTGGTGGCTTGAGATCGTTATCCATGGATACTCTTCCAACTTATATTACTGATGCTGCCAGGAAAAGGTCCATGGCAATAAG GAAGTCTATGGAACTGAAGGACAGTAAGGAGCAGGAAAATGCAGAGTGGATGAAACGACACAGAATGAATGCTCAAGCCATCAGCAGAGCAGTAGCTGCACGGGCCAAAGCAATGGACCCCCATAAGAGTCTAAAAGAAGTCTATCAGGAGAAACTCAAGCAGCACAG GAAGGCTGATCAAGAAAGAGTAAAAGATTATAAAAGAGAGCTGAAAGAGATAAAAACTCGGGTCACAACCCGTCCATATCTATTTGAACGGGTCTCACAG AAAAATGCTAAGACCGATGCAGAACGCAGATACCGGAGCACTCTAGAACAAGCAGGCTTGGATGAAAATTTTGTGAGATCCAGGGGAGAAAATGACAAAATCCAGACATCAAAAAATGAGGATATTGACTCCAACAGTGATGATCAACATAGCTCTGTCACTGAGGCAAG
- the fam161b gene encoding protein FAM161B isoform X2 translates to MSEESIAHAKMMRISENIHSFLDDRERSGIFLEQHLESLKATHRQQIQTIELQHQADLERRILKNSLLVANTDSCKTNGQKERPSSERNGIKKRESIYKFTKPKRSSSTPDLSISLNKKQSFDTAQSWVTSPAMTRTRGSQNQTLLQVKESNQAISDREAVDLAECHKQVCVTPVPEHVFMSLYDNFVHEKERMREERRKQRKEFLLSMQKPFTFHQREQKKEETAVDKKCENNKHTGRRTAITKAVTDPAISEHLKEEEQKRKIRIQVRAQETLRASSAPVLSQASRADGQQGRTAQRTKSRVLGFLEKKPSFQPKTNAQVPDFDKLYQDFQKKMMETAEKREVTVCQPFQLRTSALQPRPSSSSTEQTLNCTNKESLKRNNFCGGLRSLSMDTLPTYITDAARKRSMAIRKSMELKDSKEQENAEWMKRHRMNAQAISRAVAARAKAMDPHKSLKEVYQEKLKQHRKADQERVKDYKRELKEIKTRVTTRPYLFERVSQKNAKTDAERRYRSTLEQAGLDENFVRSRGENDKIQTSKNEDIDSNSDDQHSSVTEARQGNWEGSGEDSGRHEVGMEVRVKTKEEDFS, encoded by the exons ATGTCAGAAGAGAGCATTGCTCACGCCAAAATGATGAGAATTTCAGAGAATATACATTCCTTTCTAGATGACAGGGAGAGGTCTGGGATATTTCTGGAGCAGCATTTAGAATCCCTGAAAGCTACACACCGACAACAGATCCAGACTATTGAGCTACAGCACCAGGCTGACTTAGAAAGAAGAATCTTAAAGAATTCCCTGCTTGTTGCAAACACAGACTCATGTAAGACCAACGGACAAAAGGAACGTCCCAGTAGTGAAAGGAATGgtattaaaaagagagaaagtatCTACAA GTTTACTAAACCAAAGAGATCCTCATCCACACCTGACCTAAGCATAAGCTTGAACAAGAAACAATCTTTCGATACAGCTCAATCATGGGTCACGAGTCCAGCTATGACCCGAACTCGAGGTAGCCAGAACCAAACTCTCCTCCAGGTCAAGGAATCGAATCAAGCCATATCTGACAGAGAGGCAGTAGACTTGGCTGAGTGTCACAAACAGGTTTGTGTGACACCTGTCCCTGAGCATGTCTTCATGTCCCTCTATGACAACTTTGTACATGAGAAGGAACGGATGAGAGAGGAACGACGGAAGCAAAGGAAAGAGTTCCTCCTGTCCATGCAGAAGCCTTTTACATTCCACCAGCGAGAGCAGAAGAAAGAGGAGACAGCAGTTGACAAAAAGTgtgaaaataacaaacataCTGGGCGGAGGACAGCTATAACTAAAGCAGTAACAGACCCAGCCATCTCTGAACATTTAAAAG AGGAGGAACAGAAGAGGAAGATCCGCATTCAAGTGAGGGCTCAGGAGACCCTCAGGGCATCCTCTGCCCCCGTCCTGAGCCAGGCGTCCAGAGCGGATGGCCAACAAGGCCGCACTGCCCAGAGGACCAAGAGCAGGGTACTTGGCTTCTTAGAGAAGAAGCCATCCTTCCAACCAAAGACCAATGCTCAGGTGCCAGACTTTGATAAGCTATACCAGGACTTCCAGAAAAAGATGATGGAAACAGCAGAAAAGAGGGAGGTTACCGTTTGCCAGCCATTCCAACTGCGCACATCTGCTCTCCAGCCACGTCCCAGCAGCAGCAGTACAGAGCAGACATTG AACTGTACAAACAAAGAGAGTTTGAAGAGGAACAATTTCTGTGGTGGCTTGAGATCGTTATCCATGGATACTCTTCCAACTTATATTACTGATGCTGCCAGGAAAAGGTCCATGGCAATAAG GAAGTCTATGGAACTGAAGGACAGTAAGGAGCAGGAAAATGCAGAGTGGATGAAACGACACAGAATGAATGCTCAAGCCATCAGCAGAGCAGTAGCTGCACGGGCCAAAGCAATGGACCCCCATAAGAGTCTAAAAGAAGTCTATCAGGAGAAACTCAAGCAGCACAG GAAGGCTGATCAAGAAAGAGTAAAAGATTATAAAAGAGAGCTGAAAGAGATAAAAACTCGGGTCACAACCCGTCCATATCTATTTGAACGGGTCTCACAG AAAAATGCTAAGACCGATGCAGAACGCAGATACCGGAGCACTCTAGAACAAGCAGGCTTGGATGAAAATTTTGTGAGATCCAGGGGAGAAAATGACAAAATCCAGACATCAAAAAATGAGGATATTGACTCCAACAGTGATGATCAACATAGCTCTGTCACTGAGGCAAG
- the coq6 gene encoding ubiquinone biosynthesis monooxygenase COQ6, mitochondrial isoform X2, with amino-acid sequence MAYVVENDVIVAALTKQLQTLSDQVEVKYRTRVVKYTWPRPYQVADSIPWVQVTLASGQILQTKLLIGADGPNSMVRREAGIPTVNWNYDQSAVVAVLHLSEPTENNVAWQRFLPTGPIAMLPLSNTESSLVWSTSNQHAEELLQMDEESFVDAINSAFWSNENQTELVEAAGSFFRTALSILMPNGTSTRQLPPSVAGIGPKSRVMFPLGMGHASEYIRHRVALIGDAAHRVHPLAGQGANLGFGDVASLTQVLSQAAFNGKDLGAMQHLLEYETERQRHNLPMMAAIDLMKRLYSTNAAPMVLLRTLGLQATNSLPPLKEQIIAYASK; translated from the exons ATGGCGTACGTCGTAGAGAACGATGTCATCGTGGCCGCCCTGACCAAGCAGCTGCAGACGCTCTCTG ATCAAGTTGAAGTGAAATACAGAACAAGAGTGGTAAAGTATACCTGGCCCAGACCTTATCAGGTGGCTGATTCCATCCCCTGGGTGCAAGTGACCTTAGCCAGTGGACAGATCTTGCAAACCAAACTTCTG ATCGGGGCTGATGGACCCAACTCCATGGTGCGGAGGGAGGCAGGGATCCCCACTGTCAATTGGAATTATGACCAGTCTGCTGTTGTAGCGGTTTTGCATTTATCGGAG CCCACTGAAAACAACGTGGCATGGCAGAGGTTCCTCCCAACTGGACCCATTGCAATGCTTCCG TTGTCCAATACAGAGAGCTCCCTTGTCTGGTCTACCAGTAACCAGCATGCGGAGGAGCTCCTGCAGATGGATGAGGAGAGCTTTGTGGATGCCATCAACTCTGCATTT tgGAGTAATGAGAACCAGACAGAGCTGGTGGAGGCTGCTGGCTCTTTTTTTCGCACTGCTCTGTCCATCCTGATGCCCAACGGTACCTCCACCCGCCAACTTCCACCCAGCGTGGCAGGCATTGGTCCAAAAAGCCGGGTCATGTTCCCTCTAGGCATGGGCCATGCTTCTGAGTACATTCGCCACAGAGTGGCCCTAATTGG ggATGCTGCACACAGGGTGCATCCTTTAGCAGGCCAGGGTGCCAATCTAGGCTTTGGGGATGTGGCTAGTCTGACACAGGTTCTAAGCCAAGCAGCATTTAACGGAAAGGACCTTG GAGCAATGCAACACCTTTTGGAATATGAGACTGAGCGGCAGCGACACAATCTGCCAATGATGGCAGCTATTGACCTCATGAAGAGGCTTTACTCCACCAATGCTGCACCCATGGTGCTGCTCAGAACCTTGGGCTTGCAAGCCACCAATTCACTGCCACCCCTCAAG GAGCAGATTATTGCATATGCCAGCAAGTAA
- the entpd5a gene encoding ectonucleoside triphosphate diphosphohydrolase 5 — MPQQMLLLSVVSVWLLAGFFLAEATYYSQHAYNLRHRTYSHRASNVDNQLPLEVPTEMPVEVEVPHPRNYSRTYYGIMFDAGSTGTRIHIYRFIQKDPAGLPVLDHEMYHAVKPGLSAYADKPEIGGDTIRQLLRVAKKTVPKVEWPQTPVVLKATAGLRLLPEEKAKALLDEVKEIFDESPFFVPHNSVSIMNGTNEGVLAWVTVNFLTGHLYAKTRKTVGILDLGGGSTQITFLPKSKKTVLTAPPNYIARFDMFNSTYELYTHSYLGNGLIAARLATLGALGADGLDWKVFRSSCLPKKFREDWTFGGITYKVGGIPDGYAGYKLCYYEVMRVVKGVIHQPFEVKGNSVFYAFSYYYDRAVESGLIDGSRGGVVEVRDFKKRAKEVCNKMTKYRPISPFLCMDMTYITCLLKEGFGFKDSTVLQLSKKVNNVETSWALGATFDHFHNLNIH, encoded by the exons ATGCCACAGCAGATGTTGCTCCTTTCGgtggtgtctgtgtggctttTGGCTGGGTTCTTCCTAGCAGAGGCTACATACTACAGCCAGCATGCATACAACCTCCGCCACCGCACATATAGCCACCGCGCCAGCAATGTGGACAACCAGCTGCCACTAGAGGTACCCACGGAGATGCCTGTTGAGGTTGAGGTTCCTCACCCACGCAATTACAGCCGCACCTACTACGGGATCATGTTCGATGCAGGCAGCACTGGCACCCGCATTCACATCTACAGATTCATTCAGAAGGACCCAG CTGGACTGCCAGTGCTTGACCATGAAATGTACCATGCTGTGAAGCCTGGACTGTCTGCATATGCTGACAAGCCTGAAATT GGTGGGGACACCATCAGGCAGCTTCTAAGAGTGGCCAAAAAAACAGTACCTAAGGTGGAGTGGCCACAGACCCCCGTGGTACTGAAAGCCACTGCCGGCCTGCGGCTGTTACCCGAGGAGAAAGCCAAAGCCCTGTTGGATGAG GTCAAAGAAATATTTGATGAGTCTCCTTTCTTTGTACCACACAACAGTGTCTCTATCATGAATGGCACAAATGAAG GGGTTTTAGCATGGGTTACAGTGAACTTCTTGACAG gtCACTTGTATGCTAAAACGAGAAAAACTGTGGGAATCTTGGATTTGGGTGGAGGCTCCACTCAAATCACATTCCTCCCAAAATCAAAA AAAACTGTGCTGACCGCTCCTCCTAACTACATTGCACGTTTTGACATGTTTAATAGCACCTATGAGCTTTACACTCACAG cTACCTTGGAAATGGACTCATTGCAGCCCGACTGGCAACACTTGGTGCACTTGGTGCAGATg GTCTTGATTGGAAGGTTTTCAGAAGTTCTTGTTTACCAAAGAAGTTCAGAGAAGACTGGACTTTTGGTGGGATCACTTACAAAGTCGGTGGAATCCCAGATG GTTATGCAGGATACAAACTATGCTATTATGAGGTGATGAGGGTGGTGAAGGGGGTCATCCACCAACCCTTTGAAGTGAAAGGAAACAGCGTCTTCTATGCCTTCTCCTACTACTATGACAGAGCCGTGGAGTCTGGCCTCATTG ATGGCTCCCGAGGTGGTGTTGTAGAGGTCAGAGACTTTAAGAAAAGAGCCAAGGAAG TTTGCAACAAGATGACCAAGTATCGTCCCATCAGTCCATTCTTATGCATGGACATGACATACATCACCTGCCTGCTGAAAGAGGGATTTGGCTTCAAGGACAGCACTGTTCTGCAG CTATCCAAAAAGGTGAATAATGTTGAAACGAGTTGGGCTTTAGGGGCCACTTTTGATCATTTCCACAACCTGAACATTCACTAA
- the coq6 gene encoding ubiquinone biosynthesis monooxygenase COQ6, mitochondrial isoform X1: MLSLGRIRVAASIAAGRSCINVQFTVRSVHEAKVGHFHRNISSFEPGEESSKGENNVYDVIISGGGMVGTAMACSLGFDPNLQGRKILLLEAGPRKEMDKAPEMFSTRVSSISPGSATLLSGLGAWDHIVNLRCKPYQKMQVWDACSDALITFDKENLLDEMAYVVENDVIVAALTKQLQTLSDQVEVKYRTRVVKYTWPRPYQVADSIPWVQVTLASGQILQTKLLIGADGPNSMVRREAGIPTVNWNYDQSAVVAVLHLSEPTENNVAWQRFLPTGPIAMLPLSNTESSLVWSTSNQHAEELLQMDEESFVDAINSAFWSNENQTELVEAAGSFFRTALSILMPNGTSTRQLPPSVAGIGPKSRVMFPLGMGHASEYIRHRVALIGDAAHRVHPLAGQGANLGFGDVASLTQVLSQAAFNGKDLGAMQHLLEYETERQRHNLPMMAAIDLMKRLYSTNAAPMVLLRTLGLQATNSLPPLKEQIIAYASK, translated from the exons ATGTTGTCTTTAGGGAGAATTCGAGTGGCCGCATCTATAGCTGCGGGGCGGTCGTGTATTAATGTTCAATTTACTGTCAGGAGCGTCCATGAAGCCAAAGTCGGACACTTCCACAGAAACATATCGTCCTTTGAGCCTGGAGAAGAGTCGAGCAAAGGTGAAAATAATGTTTACGACGTGATAATATCCGGAGGAGGGATGGTGGGGACCGCTATGGCGTGCTCTCTAG GATTTGATCCAAATTTGCAAGGCAGAAAGATTCTTCTGTTGGAAGCAGGACCCAGGAAAGAGATGGACAAAGCACCTGAGATGTTCAGCACAAGAGTCAGCTCAATCAGCCCTGGCTCAGCAACACTCCTGAGTG GTCTTGGCGCTTGGGATCACATTGTCAATCTGAGATGCAAACCCTATCAGAAAATGCAG GTTTGGGATGCCTGTTCAGATGCCCTAATTACATTTGATAAGGAGAATCTGCTGGACGAGATGGCGTACGTCGTAGAGAACGATGTCATCGTGGCCGCCCTGACCAAGCAGCTGCAGACGCTCTCTG ATCAAGTTGAAGTGAAATACAGAACAAGAGTGGTAAAGTATACCTGGCCCAGACCTTATCAGGTGGCTGATTCCATCCCCTGGGTGCAAGTGACCTTAGCCAGTGGACAGATCTTGCAAACCAAACTTCTG ATCGGGGCTGATGGACCCAACTCCATGGTGCGGAGGGAGGCAGGGATCCCCACTGTCAATTGGAATTATGACCAGTCTGCTGTTGTAGCGGTTTTGCATTTATCGGAG CCCACTGAAAACAACGTGGCATGGCAGAGGTTCCTCCCAACTGGACCCATTGCAATGCTTCCG TTGTCCAATACAGAGAGCTCCCTTGTCTGGTCTACCAGTAACCAGCATGCGGAGGAGCTCCTGCAGATGGATGAGGAGAGCTTTGTGGATGCCATCAACTCTGCATTT tgGAGTAATGAGAACCAGACAGAGCTGGTGGAGGCTGCTGGCTCTTTTTTTCGCACTGCTCTGTCCATCCTGATGCCCAACGGTACCTCCACCCGCCAACTTCCACCCAGCGTGGCAGGCATTGGTCCAAAAAGCCGGGTCATGTTCCCTCTAGGCATGGGCCATGCTTCTGAGTACATTCGCCACAGAGTGGCCCTAATTGG ggATGCTGCACACAGGGTGCATCCTTTAGCAGGCCAGGGTGCCAATCTAGGCTTTGGGGATGTGGCTAGTCTGACACAGGTTCTAAGCCAAGCAGCATTTAACGGAAAGGACCTTG GAGCAATGCAACACCTTTTGGAATATGAGACTGAGCGGCAGCGACACAATCTGCCAATGATGGCAGCTATTGACCTCATGAAGAGGCTTTACTCCACCAATGCTGCACCCATGGTGCTGCTCAGAACCTTGGGCTTGCAAGCCACCAATTCACTGCCACCCCTCAAG GAGCAGATTATTGCATATGCCAGCAAGTAA